In Vicinamibacteria bacterium, the genomic window GATCGGGAACGCCTTCAAGGCGCGGACGGTGGCCTCGGCGACGAAGGGGAGGTAGCAGAGCGGTACGCCCTCCGCCTGCTCGAAGGCCGCGCCATGCTCGTCGCGATAGCGGACGATGCGGTGGATGTCGCACTCGCTGAAAGAGGTCACCTGCGCGGAGATCTGCTGGCTCGAGACCATGTGCTCGGCGATTTGACGGCGAATCGCGCTCATCGGTACGAGCTCGTCTTCCGCCTCGGGCTTATAGGCGTATCTCGAGGCGAGCGCCGGCGTCGTCGCCGCGCCTGCCGAGGCGCGACTCGCCGCATAACGCTCGACGTCCCTCTTGGTGATCCTGCCCGACCGGCCTCCTCCGCGCACCGCATCGAGCTCCTGGAGCGAAACCCCGAGCTCCGAGGCCAACGACCGGACGGCGGGCGAGAATTTCGGCGGCGACTCGATCCGCTCCGAAGTCGTGCGAGCCGGCGTTTTGCGCTAAAACGTCTTCGGCTCGTGGGATCCACGGAAGTGCCCGCCGGTGTCCCCCGCGGAAGCCTTCGCTTTGGATTCGGCGATGAGGGCGACGACGGTGCCCACGTCCACCGTTTCACCGTCGGCTACGAGAATGCGTTCCACCACTCCCGACACCGGTGACGGCACGTCGGTGTCCACTTTGTCGGTCGTGATCTCGAAGAGAGGCTCGTCTCTCTCGATCGGCTCACCGGATTTCTTGTACCACTTGGTGATGGTCCCCTCCGAAAGGCTCTCGCCCATTTGCGGCATGACGACGGGGGTGGTCATCTTCAGTATTCCAGCAGGCGGCGAGCCTCGTTCTCGATCTTTCCCGCGGAGGGCAGCACGGCGTCTTCGAGAGGAGGGCTGAAGGGAATGGGAAGGTCCAGCGC contains:
- a CDS encoding biotin/lipoyl-containing protein, giving the protein MTTPVVMPQMGESLSEGTITKWYKKSGEPIERDEPLFEITTDKVDTDVPSPVSGVVERILVADGETVDVGTVVALIAESKAKASAGDTGGHFRGSHEPKTF